In the genome of cyanobacterium endosymbiont of Braarudosphaera bigelowii, one region contains:
- a CDS encoding photosystem I assembly protein Ycf4 produces the protein MVSDKLIFYQNVLGSRRLSNFFWALVTMIGGVGFLLAGLSSYLNINLLIVSDISSLQFIPQGIALMFYGITGSLLSLYQWFMIFLNIGSGYNEFNKETNVATIFRWGFPGKNRRIEFICPLEDVKAIRAEIRDGINTKRKLYLKVKNKRDIPLTRIGQPISLSDLENQAAELASFLSVPLEGI, from the coding sequence ATGGTAAGCGATAAACTTATTTTCTATCAGAACGTTCTTGGTTCTCGCCGCTTGAGTAACTTCTTTTGGGCACTAGTGACCATGATAGGTGGCGTAGGTTTTCTTTTGGCTGGACTTTCTAGTTATTTAAACATAAATTTATTAATTGTTAGCGACATATCATCTCTTCAATTTATTCCACAAGGTATTGCCTTGATGTTCTATGGAATCACAGGTTCGCTATTATCTTTATATCAATGGTTTATGATTTTTTTGAATATTGGTAGTGGTTATAATGAATTTAATAAAGAAACCAACGTGGCAACTATTTTCCGTTGGGGTTTTCCTGGCAAAAATCGTCGCATTGAATTTATTTGTCCCCTAGAAGATGTGAAGGCAATTCGAGCAGAAATTAGAGATGGAATAAATACAAAACGTAAACTTTATCTTAAAGTTAAAAACAAACGAGATATTCCTTTAACTCGCATTGGACAACCTATATCTCTCTCCGATTTAGAAAACCAAGCAGCAGAACTAGCAAGTTTTTTATCAGTTCCTCTCGAAGGAATTTGA
- the minC gene encoding septum site-determining protein MinC: MSSKNITSQANTEPFLSDIKMYSQVHLQRIGEKLYLILPDLEPSKKDKDWTEHLQDLKCCLKHHKGTWKSGTEVRLIAKNRLLDSRQFHSIGKILEALELHLTHIFTSRRQTAVTAATIGYSVEQEIPYKKFSSIKNTQNGALNEPLYLKTTIRSGMVIRHPGTIIIQGDVNPGGEIIADGDIIIWGCLRGIAHAGAQGDSEFCVMALKMQPTQLRIGTSVARPPSSIPEFLEPEVAYLSKEGIHLKSAINFNKTHIFANKEEKWTEKKSLAM; this comes from the coding sequence ATGAGTTCTAAGAACATTACTTCTCAAGCAAATACTGAACCATTCCTTTCTGATATTAAGATGTATTCTCAAGTTCATTTACAAAGAATAGGAGAAAAGTTATATTTGATATTACCAGATCTTGAACCCAGTAAAAAAGATAAAGATTGGACAGAGCATTTACAAGATCTAAAATGTTGTTTAAAACATCACAAGGGAACTTGGAAATCTGGAACTGAAGTGCGTTTAATAGCAAAAAATCGTTTACTTGATAGTCGTCAATTTCATAGTATAGGTAAAATTCTAGAGGCCTTAGAATTGCATCTAACTCATATTTTCACTAGTCGTCGTCAAACAGCTGTAACTGCTGCTACTATAGGCTATTCTGTTGAACAGGAAATTCCTTATAAAAAATTTTCCTCTATAAAAAATACCCAAAATGGTGCCCTAAATGAACCTTTATATTTAAAAACAACTATCCGCTCTGGTATGGTTATTCGTCATCCGGGAACAATTATTATTCAAGGAGATGTTAATCCAGGAGGGGAAATAATTGCTGATGGTGATATCATCATATGGGGATGTTTACGTGGTATTGCTCACGCAGGTGCACAAGGTGACTCAGAGTTTTGTGTTATGGCGCTTAAAATGCAACCTACACAACTTCGTATAGGAACATCTGTTGCTCGCCCTCCCTCAAGTATTCCAGAATTTTTAGAACCTGAAGTAGCCTACTTAAGTAAAGAAGGTATACATTTAAAATCAGCTATTAATTTCAATAAAACTCATATCTTCGCTAATAAAGAAGAAAAATGGACTGAAAAAAAATCCTTAGCCATGTAA
- the minD gene encoding septum site-determining protein MinD, with protein sequence MSRVIVITSGKGGVGKTTITANLGSAIAYLGFKIVLVDADFGLRNLDLLLGLEQRVVYTAVDVLGGQCTIDKALVKDKRQPNLMLLPAAQNRTKEAICPDDMKKLVAELDKKFDFILIDCPAGIEMGFRNAISPAHEAIIVTTPEMAAVRDADRVVGLLESEDIQKIHLIVNRIKPKMIQSNQMIAVEDILDLLVVPLLGIVPDDEKIIISTNKGEPLVLEENHSLPATAFVNIAERLNGKNVPFLDFMAVDDNLFGRLISFFKK encoded by the coding sequence ATGAGTCGTGTAATTGTAATTACTTCTGGAAAGGGAGGCGTTGGTAAAACTACTATTACCGCCAATTTGGGATCAGCAATAGCTTATTTAGGATTTAAAATTGTCTTAGTTGATGCAGATTTTGGTTTGAGAAATTTAGACTTACTTCTAGGATTAGAGCAAAGGGTAGTTTATACTGCTGTTGATGTTTTAGGAGGACAGTGCACTATAGACAAAGCCTTAGTCAAAGATAAACGCCAACCCAATCTAATGTTACTTCCAGCAGCTCAGAATCGCACTAAAGAAGCTATATGTCCCGATGATATGAAAAAATTAGTAGCTGAATTAGACAAAAAATTTGATTTTATTCTTATCGATTGTCCAGCAGGAATAGAAATGGGCTTTCGAAACGCTATTTCTCCTGCACATGAGGCTATAATAGTTACTACTCCCGAGATGGCTGCAGTTCGAGATGCTGACAGAGTAGTAGGGCTCTTGGAGAGTGAAGATATTCAAAAGATTCATCTAATAGTGAACCGAATTAAGCCTAAAATGATTCAATCTAATCAAATGATTGCAGTTGAAGATATTCTGGATTTACTAGTAGTTCCTCTGTTAGGTATAGTACCAGACGATGAAAAGATCATTATTTCAACAAATAAGGGAGAACCTTTAGTACTAGAAGAAAACCATTCTTTACCTGCGACAGCTTTTGTCAATATTGCAGAACGATTAAATGGAAAAAATGTTCCTTTTCTTGATTTTATGGCAGTCGATGATAACCTGTTTGGTCGTTTAATTAGTTTTTTCAAAAAGTAA
- a CDS encoding peptidylprolyl isomerase: MRKLEKTYLRAFFNIMFVSNLILTGCSEISNDYNGLESKNEIANIQQMNQISMDQYTPRLENTAIVQLDINGSPVIIEVNGQDAPITAGNFIDLVERGFYNGLVFHRVIKDPTPFVAQGGDPDGTGMGGFIDSKTKQRRYIPLEIKLENDEKPVYNQSLGIQGSVSPKSVVLKHKRGAIAMARSAMPNSASSQFYIALSDLDFLNGDYAVFGKVIEGMNIVDNIDEGDRINSAYVTSGLENFKK; this comes from the coding sequence ATGAGAAAACTAGAAAAAACTTACTTAAGAGCTTTTTTTAATATCATGTTTGTTAGCAATCTTATTCTTACAGGATGTAGTGAAATATCTAATGATTACAATGGTTTAGAGTCTAAAAACGAAATTGCTAATATTCAACAAATGAATCAAATCAGTATGGATCAATATACACCTAGACTTGAAAATACTGCAATTGTTCAACTAGATATTAATGGCTCTCCTGTAATCATTGAGGTTAACGGTCAGGATGCACCGATTACGGCAGGAAATTTTATAGATTTAGTAGAACGTGGTTTCTATAATGGTCTAGTTTTTCATCGTGTAATAAAAGATCCGACACCTTTCGTTGCTCAAGGTGGCGACCCTGATGGGACAGGAATGGGGGGCTTTATAGACTCAAAAACTAAACAGAGAAGATATATTCCTTTAGAAATTAAATTAGAAAATGACGAAAAGCCTGTTTACAACCAATCTTTGGGAATTCAGGGTTCAGTATCTCCCAAATCAGTAGTTTTAAAACATAAAAGAGGTGCAATAGCTATGGCCCGCTCAGCTATGCCTAACTCTGCATCTTCTCAATTTTATATTGCTTTATCAGATTTGGATTTTCTAAATGGAGATTATGCTGTCTTCGGTAAAGTAATTGAAGGAATGAATATAGTTGATAATATTGATGAAGGTGATCGTATCAACTCTGCGTATGTGACTTCTGGTCTAGAAAACTTTAAGAAATAA
- the ppk1 gene encoding polyphosphate kinase 1 → MTQTKSVDLTINLKDNKYYFNRELSWLEFNYRVLNEALAACTPLLERLKFTAIFSSNLDEFFMVRIAGLKQQIQAGVTKLTFDGCTPLEQLVAISERLHSLIKEQDYLFEYTLRNLLAVQGIRLVNYIDLDQKQRKYLHQYFDINIFPVLTPLAVDTSHPFPYISNLSLNLGVVICNPETKEEHFARVKVPSVLPRFIALPQKLYSQTDSKPIVWQGIPLEQVIAHNLEALFPGMIVQECYPFRVTRNADLSVEEDEADDLLLAIEEELRKRNIGRSAVRLEIHASTPKLIRQKLVEDLELEEIDVYDIQGLLGLKDLLYFLSFPYPKLKYESWNSIIPKALNKVKRIISNNNNKKLESKKQNIFSLIRQSDILVHHPYQSFSASVEQFVTQAAYDPDVLTIKMTLYRTSGDSPIIEALIAAAANEKQVVTLIELKARFDEENNIIWARRLEQSGVHVVYGLVGLKTHTKIALIVRKEEEKIRRYAHIGTGNYNSKTANLYTDLGLFSCREELGADLTDLFNFLTGYSCQKLYRKLLVAPVNMRNRILSMINREVEHCQKGGKGHIVAKMNSLVDPEIIEALYLASQVGVKIDLIIRGICCLRPGIEGISSNIKVISIIGRFLEHSRIFYLYNGGRKEVYIGSADWMTRNFVRRVEAITLVDDLKISCELEEILRVMLGDNCQAWELKSSGNYVRRFPINGNYKKNSQKIFMKMALESL, encoded by the coding sequence ATGACACAGACAAAATCTGTTGATTTAACAATTAATCTTAAAGATAATAAATATTATTTCAATCGCGAATTAAGCTGGTTAGAATTTAATTATCGTGTTCTAAATGAAGCTTTAGCTGCTTGTACACCTTTGCTAGAAAGACTCAAGTTTACTGCTATTTTTAGTTCTAATCTTGATGAATTTTTTATGGTACGTATAGCAGGATTAAAACAGCAAATTCAGGCGGGAGTGACTAAATTAACTTTCGATGGATGTACTCCTTTAGAACAATTAGTAGCTATTAGCGAACGTCTTCATTCCTTAATCAAAGAACAAGATTATCTATTTGAATACACTTTAAGAAATCTCTTAGCTGTTCAGGGAATTCGTCTAGTAAATTATATAGATCTTGATCAAAAACAACGTAAATATTTACATCAATATTTTGATATAAATATTTTTCCAGTTTTGACTCCCTTGGCAGTTGATACATCACATCCTTTCCCATATATTTCCAACTTAAGTTTAAACTTGGGTGTCGTAATATGTAATCCTGAAACAAAAGAAGAACATTTTGCACGAGTAAAAGTTCCTAGTGTACTACCGCGTTTTATAGCCCTTCCTCAAAAACTTTATAGTCAAACAGATAGTAAACCTATAGTTTGGCAAGGTATTCCACTAGAACAGGTCATCGCCCATAATCTTGAAGCTCTATTTCCTGGAATGATAGTACAAGAATGTTATCCTTTTAGGGTCACTAGAAATGCAGATTTATCAGTTGAAGAAGATGAAGCAGATGATTTATTATTAGCTATTGAGGAAGAGTTAAGAAAACGTAATATTGGTAGATCTGCAGTACGTCTAGAAATTCATGCTTCGACTCCTAAATTAATTAGGCAAAAATTAGTTGAAGATTTAGAACTAGAAGAAATAGACGTATATGATATTCAAGGGTTGTTAGGTTTAAAAGACCTATTGTATTTTTTATCTTTTCCTTATCCAAAACTTAAATATGAAAGCTGGAACTCTATTATTCCAAAAGCCTTAAATAAAGTTAAGAGAATTATTAGTAATAATAATAACAAAAAACTTGAATCTAAGAAACAAAATATTTTTTCCTTAATTCGTCAATCGGATATCTTAGTTCATCATCCTTATCAATCTTTTAGCGCTTCTGTAGAGCAATTCGTTACTCAAGCTGCCTATGATCCAGATGTTTTAACTATTAAGATGACCCTATATAGAACTTCAGGTGATTCTCCTATCATTGAGGCATTAATTGCAGCGGCAGCAAATGAAAAGCAGGTAGTTACCTTGATAGAGTTAAAAGCTAGATTTGATGAAGAAAATAATATTATCTGGGCTCGTCGTCTCGAGCAATCGGGAGTTCATGTGGTTTATGGTTTAGTAGGGTTGAAAACTCATACTAAAATTGCTTTAATTGTTCGAAAAGAGGAAGAAAAAATTCGCCGTTACGCTCATATAGGTACTGGAAACTATAACTCTAAAACAGCTAATTTGTACACAGACTTAGGATTATTTAGTTGTCGTGAAGAATTAGGCGCAGATTTAACGGATTTGTTTAACTTTTTAACAGGCTATTCATGCCAAAAACTTTATCGTAAATTATTAGTAGCACCAGTTAATATGCGTAATCGGATACTATCAATGATTAATAGAGAAGTTGAGCATTGTCAGAAAGGAGGTAAAGGCCATATAGTTGCGAAAATGAATTCATTAGTAGATCCAGAGATTATTGAAGCTCTCTATCTAGCATCTCAAGTTGGAGTTAAGATTGACTTGATTATTAGAGGAATTTGTTGTCTAAGGCCTGGAATTGAAGGAATAAGTAGCAATATTAAAGTTATTAGTATAATAGGACGTTTTTTAGAGCATTCACGAATTTTCTACTTATATAACGGAGGTAGAAAAGAGGTTTATATAGGCAGTGCAGACTGGATGACACGCAATTTTGTTCGTCGAGTAGAAGCTATAACTCTTGTCGATGATCTTAAAATCTCTTGTGAATTAGAAGAGATACTAAGAGTAATGCTAGGAGATAATTGCCAAGCTTGGGAGTTAAAATCTAGTGGTAATTATGTACGACGTTTTCCTATAAATGGTAATTACAAAAAAAACTCTCAAAAAATATTTATGAAAATGGCATTGGAATCTTTATAA
- the gorA gene encoding glutathione-disulfide reductase: MGYDFDLFVIGAGSGGIATARRAAEYGAKVGLAEYDRLGGTCVNRGCIPKKLMVYTSHFPELFIESQGYGWSTVSSVLNWSKMTTAIGKETKRLNGIYQKMLDTSKVKIFQGRGKFIDNHTVEVGENKVTAEKILIAVGGYPVKPNIPGIEHTITSDQIFTLPEQPKRIVIWGGGYIGVEFACIMRGLGSEVIQIIRRDKILRGFDDDLRLTIQKSMENHGIQILKNSEVTSIEKTPQGLKISTKGNKNNEIVLADTIGLAATGRKPNLDNLGLENIDIEINKGAIVVDKYSCTKQSNIYAVGDCTNRINLTPVAINEGRLFADSHFGQNPRIMNYENVPSAIFSTPEAATVGLTELEAREQYGESGIKVYKSQFRPMYYVLPEREEKTLMKLVVHRDSDRVIGAHMVGNYASEIIQGIAIAIKAGATKSNFDATVGIHPTSAEEFVTMR; the protein is encoded by the coding sequence ATGGGATATGACTTTGATTTATTTGTTATTGGTGCAGGCTCAGGAGGTATAGCGACTGCCAGACGAGCTGCAGAATATGGGGCCAAGGTTGGCTTAGCAGAATATGATCGTTTAGGTGGAACATGTGTAAATCGTGGATGTATTCCTAAAAAGCTAATGGTTTACACTTCTCACTTTCCTGAGTTATTTATTGAATCTCAAGGATATGGATGGAGTACTGTATCAAGTGTTCTAAATTGGTCTAAAATGACTACAGCTATTGGGAAAGAGACAAAACGGTTAAATGGTATCTATCAAAAAATGTTGGATACTTCAAAAGTTAAAATTTTTCAAGGTCGTGGAAAGTTTATTGATAATCACACTGTAGAAGTAGGAGAAAATAAAGTTACTGCAGAGAAGATCTTAATTGCAGTCGGAGGGTATCCCGTTAAGCCTAATATTCCAGGTATTGAACATACAATTACTTCTGACCAAATATTTACTCTTCCTGAACAACCTAAACGTATTGTTATTTGGGGTGGTGGCTATATAGGTGTAGAGTTCGCTTGCATTATGCGTGGTTTAGGGTCAGAAGTAATTCAAATTATTAGACGCGATAAAATACTACGAGGATTTGATGATGATCTTAGATTAACTATTCAGAAATCTATGGAAAATCATGGTATTCAAATTCTTAAAAATTCTGAAGTTACTAGTATCGAAAAAACACCTCAAGGTTTAAAAATTTCTACAAAAGGTAACAAGAATAATGAAATAGTCTTAGCAGATACCATCGGACTAGCAGCAACTGGGCGTAAACCTAATTTGGATAATTTAGGCTTGGAAAATATTGATATTGAAATTAATAAAGGAGCCATAGTTGTTGATAAATATAGCTGCACAAAACAATCAAATATTTATGCAGTAGGAGATTGCACTAATCGTATTAACTTAACTCCTGTTGCTATTAACGAGGGCAGATTATTTGCAGATTCTCATTTTGGTCAAAATCCGAGAATCATGAACTATGAAAATGTTCCCTCTGCAATTTTCAGTACTCCAGAGGCTGCTACTGTTGGTTTAACAGAACTTGAAGCTAGGGAACAGTATGGAGAAAGTGGAATAAAAGTTTATAAGAGTCAATTCCGTCCAATGTACTATGTTTTACCAGAAAGGGAAGAAAAAACTTTGATGAAGTTAGTTGTTCATCGAGATAGTGATCGCGTAATAGGGGCACATATGGTCGGTAATTATGCTTCTGAAATCATTCAAGGTATAGCCATTGCAATTAAAGCAGGTGCTACAAAATCAAATTTTGATGCTACAGTTGGGATTCACCCGACATCTGCCGAAGAATTTGTTACTATGCGTTAA
- a CDS encoding DUF3086 domain-containing protein, giving the protein MNSNSSQPFDKLNSISNNSFLQNEELESYDSSSYIFEEKKTHGGSNIELSKNIFNLEKQIENLVEQVKILRDEKHLITTKNNSIRANQLAEETLEKIVQEGLIELKKQKQTLTTSIEKLEHRRNKIHEEMSTNFAGVSEDLAIKVQGFKKYLVGSLQDLAETAEQLDLSISTKENSKKISKNTERPPQNDSLEIYFATKEFRKQHLQIEKAIKNYQKEPNYYGAPWHLRRTFETIHAEKVKEWFFLRSGKGAVNSTGNRLHDMLVASAIISILGELYGNNNRILILASAPERLGGWRRGLQDCLGISRGDFGPDKGITLFESSEILVQRAKRLIDNKFLPFIIIDEAEEQVSPFLLQFPLYIAFLNCS; this is encoded by the coding sequence ATGAACTCCAATTCTTCTCAACCTTTCGATAAATTAAATAGTATTTCTAACAACTCTTTTCTACAGAACGAAGAACTAGAATCTTATGACTCGTCTTCTTATATATTTGAAGAAAAAAAAACTCATGGTGGGAGTAATATTGAACTTTCTAAAAATATTTTTAACTTAGAAAAGCAAATTGAAAATCTTGTTGAACAGGTAAAAATATTAAGAGATGAAAAGCATCTTATCACCACTAAAAATAATAGTATAAGAGCTAATCAATTAGCTGAAGAAACATTAGAGAAAATAGTTCAAGAAGGATTAATAGAACTTAAAAAACAAAAACAAACATTAACAACTTCAATTGAAAAATTAGAGCATCGTAGAAACAAGATTCACGAAGAAATGAGTACTAATTTTGCTGGGGTTTCTGAAGACTTAGCAATTAAAGTACAAGGATTCAAAAAATATCTAGTGGGTAGTTTACAAGACTTGGCAGAAACTGCTGAACAGCTAGACCTATCAATATCAACAAAAGAAAATTCTAAGAAAATTTCTAAGAATACTGAAAGACCTCCTCAAAATGATAGTTTAGAAATTTATTTTGCTACAAAAGAATTTAGAAAACAGCATTTACAGATTGAAAAAGCCATAAAAAATTATCAAAAAGAGCCTAATTACTATGGTGCACCATGGCATCTCCGTCGAACTTTTGAAACAATACATGCTGAGAAAGTTAAGGAATGGTTTTTTTTACGAAGTGGCAAAGGAGCAGTGAATTCTACAGGAAATCGTCTGCACGATATGTTAGTAGCATCAGCAATAATTTCTATATTAGGTGAACTTTATGGAAATAATAACAGAATCTTAATTCTGGCAAGTGCGCCAGAAAGACTAGGAGGATGGAGGCGTGGATTACAAGACTGTCTAGGTATTTCTCGTGGTGATTTTGGACCAGATAAAGGAATTACACTATTCGAATCTTCTGAAATTTTAGTTCAAAGAGCAAAAAGATTAATTGACAATAAATTTTTACCATTTATTATTATTGATGAAGCAGAAGAACAGGTTAGCCCTTTTCTCCTTCAATTTCCACTATATATTGCTTTTCTTAATTGTTCATAG
- a CDS encoding ABC transporter ATP-binding protein: MNNNILFCIEELSIQYPNSNTRTVNDISFNLYEGERIGLIGESGSGKSTIGKAMLNLLPDMTKIEGTIKFRNKSIFSLNSKQLRHLRGELVGLVFQDPMSRFNPIMTIGEHCIETLQVHNYKISYQAAKKIAIDILAKVKVNLICWKQYPHELSGGMRQRVAIAMVLLLNPKIIIADEPTTALDATVANEILEELVYLCQERNMGLLLISHNLAMVSKYCNRLAIMKDGKLLEIGKISNILNHPQHDYTKSLLKIALHTQREENYISIEVDKQNKIEIKPLLAIKNLKQHFIVDQNLIQSFFLKKTQTIKAVDNISLQVFPGDSLGLIGESGCGKSTLSRTILQLLKATSGNINFRGQDLTQLSSKEMRFQRRHLQMIFQDPQASLNPLMTIGESISEPLIIHNLATKKQAQNQAYEMLEIVKLSPANYYYYRYPEELSGGQQQRVAIARALITKPSLVICDEPVSMLDVCVQEQILNLMSELKDEFKLTYLFITHDLLVARSFCNKIAVMKQGKILEINDTKNIFRYPKHPYTVKLLKSIPLLLS, from the coding sequence ATGAATAATAATATTTTATTTTGCATTGAAGAATTATCTATTCAGTATCCTAATAGCAATACTCGAACAGTAAATGATATTTCTTTTAACTTATATGAAGGAGAAAGAATTGGACTGATAGGAGAATCTGGATCTGGTAAATCAACTATAGGAAAAGCTATGTTGAATCTCTTACCAGATATGACTAAGATTGAAGGAACTATTAAATTTCGGAATAAATCAATTTTTAGTTTGAACTCTAAGCAGCTAAGACATTTAAGGGGAGAGTTAGTTGGCTTGGTTTTTCAAGATCCTATGAGTCGTTTTAATCCAATAATGACTATTGGTGAACATTGTATTGAAACTTTACAAGTTCATAATTATAAGATATCTTACCAAGCCGCAAAAAAAATTGCTATAGATATTTTAGCAAAAGTAAAAGTTAATCTTATTTGCTGGAAACAATATCCCCATGAGCTAAGTGGAGGAATGCGACAAAGAGTAGCTATAGCAATGGTCTTATTACTAAATCCTAAAATCATAATTGCTGATGAACCGACAACTGCTCTAGATGCTACCGTGGCTAATGAGATATTAGAGGAATTAGTTTATTTATGTCAAGAAAGAAATATGGGACTATTACTAATCTCTCATAACTTAGCTATGGTAAGTAAGTATTGCAATCGTTTAGCCATCATGAAAGATGGCAAGTTATTAGAAATAGGAAAAATATCAAATATATTAAATCACCCTCAGCATGATTATACAAAGTCATTGTTAAAAATAGCTTTACATACACAAAGAGAAGAAAACTATATAAGTATCGAAGTTGATAAACAAAATAAAATAGAAATAAAGCCTTTACTAGCCATTAAAAATTTAAAACAGCACTTTATCGTAGATCAAAATTTAATTCAAAGTTTTTTCTTAAAAAAAACGCAAACTATTAAAGCTGTGGATAACATCAGCCTTCAGGTTTTTCCTGGAGATTCTCTAGGATTAATAGGTGAATCTGGTTGTGGTAAAAGTACATTGTCTAGAACTATATTGCAGTTACTAAAAGCTACATCGGGAAATATTAACTTTAGGGGACAAGATTTAACGCAGCTTTCTAGCAAAGAAATGCGTTTTCAACGACGTCACTTACAAATGATTTTTCAAGATCCGCAGGCTTCTCTAAACCCTTTGATGACAATTGGAGAAAGTATTTCTGAACCTTTAATCATTCATAATCTAGCGACTAAAAAGCAAGCACAGAATCAAGCATATGAAATGTTGGAGATAGTAAAATTAAGTCCAGCAAATTATTATTATTATCGTTATCCTGAAGAGCTCTCAGGAGGACAGCAGCAGAGAGTTGCTATTGCTAGAGCACTTATTACAAAACCTAGTTTAGTTATTTGCGACGAGCCTGTCAGTATGCTTGATGTCTGTGTTCAAGAGCAAATACTTAATTTAATGTCTGAATTGAAAGATGAATTTAAACTAACATATCTTTTCATAACACACGATCTATTGGTTGCCCGTTCTTTTTGTAATAAAATAGCTGTTATGAAACAGGGTAAAATACTAGAAATAAATGATACTAAAAATATTTTTAGGTATCCTAAGCATCCTTATACAGTAAAGCTCTTAAAATCTATACCTCTATTATTATCATAA
- the plsY gene encoding glycerol-3-phosphate 1-O-acyltransferase PlsY produces the protein MYFLILIFIFLICYIFGSFPTGYLIGLYLKKIDIRNCGSGSTGATNVLRTFGKKAAITVLLLDISKAMLGVLTTKLIISSIPSNILNPEWSSWLMVLGGSAVILGHSKSIFLNFTGGKSVASSLGVLLVLNPIIALGTLAGFLITLFIFRIVSISSIVGVLIANLLTILLNQPLSYCLFIISIGIYVIYRHQDNIVRILKGTEPKIGSKSQNKDQL, from the coding sequence ATGTACTTTTTAATTCTAATATTCATATTTTTGATCTGCTACATTTTTGGCTCTTTTCCTACAGGCTATTTAATAGGACTATATTTAAAAAAAATTGATATTCGTAATTGTGGTTCAGGGTCCACAGGAGCTACTAACGTATTAAGAACTTTTGGTAAGAAAGCGGCCATTACAGTCTTATTGTTAGATATTTCAAAAGCTATGTTAGGAGTATTAACAACTAAGCTTATAATTTCTAGTATTCCATCAAATATTCTTAATCCAGAATGGAGTTCCTGGTTAATGGTTTTGGGAGGAAGTGCTGTTATTCTCGGCCATAGTAAATCCATATTCTTAAACTTTACTGGCGGTAAATCTGTAGCTTCTAGTTTAGGAGTTTTACTAGTTTTAAATCCTATAATTGCATTAGGTACGCTAGCAGGTTTCCTAATTACATTATTTATATTTCGTATTGTTTCAATTAGTTCTATTGTAGGGGTTTTAATAGCTAATTTATTAACTATTTTATTGAACCAACCTCTATCTTATTGTTTATTTATAATTAGTATAGGGATATATGTGATCTATCGACACCAAGACAATATAGTGCGTATTTTGAAGGGTACAGAACCTAAAATTGGTAGTAAATCACAAAATAAAGATCAGTTATAG
- a CDS encoding YqeG family HAD IIIA-type phosphatase — protein MFNIKLLQPDLILGDTVLGLTQEVLDQYKIKGLILDVDETLVPLKKSSVSEELIYWINHIKIRTPIWLVSNNLSKNRISYIADTLDLPYLLGAVKPSRRKLRKAISAMNLPVTQVAMVGDRLFTDVLAGNRLGMFTILVNPIITSKSHPIQDLEVWISQKLGVSFTSSEYKFVKKTRKTNH, from the coding sequence ATGTTTAATATAAAACTTTTACAACCTGATTTAATTCTAGGTGATACAGTTCTTGGTTTGACACAGGAAGTGCTTGATCAGTATAAAATCAAAGGACTAATTTTAGATGTTGATGAAACTTTAGTTCCTCTGAAAAAATCTTCTGTTTCAGAAGAACTAATATATTGGATAAACCACATTAAAATAAGAACTCCTATCTGGTTAGTTAGTAATAATCTTAGTAAAAATCGTATTAGTTATATTGCTGATACATTAGACTTACCTTATCTATTAGGAGCTGTTAAACCATCTAGAAGAAAACTTCGCAAGGCAATTAGTGCAATGAATTTACCAGTAACGCAAGTTGCTATGGTAGGTGACAGACTGTTTACAGATGTTTTGGCCGGAAATCGTTTGGGAATGTTTACGATTTTAGTAAATCCTATTATTACTAGTAAGTCTCATCCTATTCAAGATTTAGAAGTTTGGATATCTCAAAAATTAGGAGTATCTTTTACATCTTCAGAATATAAGTTTGTGAAGAAGACCAGGAAAACTAATCATTGA
- the minE gene encoding cell division topological specificity factor MinE: MIDLLEKIFPWKNSLKSGDDAKNRLKFILAHDRADLNPEMVEAMRADILAVVKRYVDIDSEQMEFSLESDQRMTALIANLPIRRVKRDTTKIG; encoded by the coding sequence ATTATTGATTTACTCGAAAAAATATTTCCCTGGAAAAATTCTCTCAAAAGTGGAGATGATGCTAAAAATCGTCTAAAATTTATCCTAGCGCATGATCGTGCAGATCTGAACCCAGAAATGGTAGAAGCTATGAGAGCTGACATATTAGCAGTAGTAAAACGTTATGTAGATATTGATTCTGAACAAATGGAGTTTTCTTTAGAAAGCGACCAGCGAATGACAGCTTTAATAGCTAATCTTCCTATCCGTAGAGTAAAAAGAGATACTACAAAGATTGGTTAA